A genomic stretch from Aedes albopictus strain Foshan chromosome 2, AalbF5, whole genome shotgun sequence includes:
- the LOC134288741 gene encoding uncharacterized protein LOC134288741, with protein sequence MSASGEYSCKKCSRRDSSDNMVCCDFCDAWEHYGCAGVTDSISDSNRSFVCVRCTEEARGSTLNTIPEGEAVMGQGETIPPTETPTTGAIPKNRHLQKDDDAGGSVVSVSTSASSKKSQRIQMCLNLLEETKKVKMRMLEEEEKYLQAKFDLLMKLGEDEDGSKKSSVSARTKRKRLEKWLNDGQEVQDKPASGQVGQVPVAPIVEGLASQEINTTVPTSKTEYVLKSQEHTASAGLVQETSTPLQAGRTLLTDLISPTTIISSPLTGMTQPQQSQVWPLSSGYGRTPGLLHSGHQTHREQSRDKPQFHQSVSIAGTVDMPSASDTGKVPATASVYSQVPLGTVTGAEGEHRAKTALAFASNSTTPHTTAGPTLSNQYIQPTTSLQNTARMTATNSAQFWNAGFPSSRSPLEDCLPRPTLPISTLGVGTSSCLGPLHEWDPSSISASNPVSASNQFVVGRQSSIGQHQIPWSAASHMPGSTFVPTAGSGYGIPPLVSGMSGVPNYPPQPATYGPTGPQIAARQVMPRDLPTFAGDPEDWPIFYSSFRNTTEVCGYSDAENLARLQRCLRGSALDAVRSRLLLPASVPFVMETLRKLYGRPEVLINSLLKKVRNTPSPKADNLHSIVTFGLAVQNLIDHMVISDQQTHLVNPMLLQEFVEKLPTNLKMQWGYFKSTVPNANLETFNVFMSGLVNLASDLSLNTEVSHHSTTKRGDKHKEKLFVHAQEQPGVAAPSTADKKQGHVDKSAVAKVCSYCENMEHQISNCTKFKDLDVDGRWKAIRYKNLCRSCLIPHRKWPCRSNKECGKEGCRIRHHPLLHANPTAPVTSTASTTNRVVEHQNHHFNKSFALFRYVPVTISGNGRQVNIFAFLDEGSSSTLLESSIADQLGVHGPVSSLWLSWTGNITREEKESRCVEVTISGTGQKKKFSIRNVQTVDELQLPKQSFDYECLVQEFPYLKGLPLESYSDVTPRMIIGLEHVRLLTTLKLREGGNTGPVAVKTRLGWCAYGKGLDNKDCQMQQLNLHCSEVATNQSLYDLMKHFFEVEEAVVTRKPEGDEDRRAIEILEKTTIRKQDCFETGLLWRTDCLSLPNSLPMATKRLLALEKRLTRDPELGRKVKEEIAAYEAKHYAHKASKAELEQADPLRVWYLPLGVVVSEKKPGKIRLIWDAAAKAGGVSFNDFLLKGPDLLTSLPDVLLRFRERNIAICGDICEMFHQIRIREQDKQSQRFLWRNGPEEPMQTYIMDVSTFGASCSPCSAQFIKNKNAREFTEVFPRAVDAIIYNHYVDDFLDCTDTEEEAIELVQNVKTIHAAAGFKISKFRSNSDKVLSAIGEPDGCHQKVLCSDKQTTSERVLGLTWIPSSDVFTFDTTALLPRTIQAEGGTPTKRQVLQTVMKLFDPLGLVSHYVVHGKILMQEIWRSGSNWDEPIADHLLDQWHRWIELLGLLSEVQVPRCFFKGASSNLLQSLQLHVLCDASEVSYACVAYLRMDTGNGGRCALVASKTKVAPLKPLSIPRLELQAALIGARLSQRITSALTLSIQKCYFWSDSSTVLSWLRSDARRYHQYVAFRVGEILSITSADDWRHVPSKLNVADEATKWGPGPSFEPESRWFRGPSFLWESEKFWPTEEKQLTTTREELRTAFQHHNCAVEDPLVDASRFSNWNRMVRAIAYFHRAVGIWRKRLTKKTTECSSTK encoded by the coding sequence CTGTGACGCCTGGGAGCACTATGGATGCGCGGGCGTAACAGACTCCATAAGTGACTCAAATCGGTCATTTGTATGCGTTCGCTGCACAGAAGAGGCCCGAGGAAGTACGTTGAACACCATCCCTGAGGGCGAAGCGGTAATGGGACAAGGAGAAACTATCCCTCCAACGGAAACACCGACCACCGGAGCCATTCCGAAGAACCGGCACCTGCAAAAGGATGATGATGCCGGAGGTTCAGTGGTCTCGGTTAGCACGTCAGCTTCTagtaaaaaatctcaaaggatacAGATGTGCTTGAACTTACTAGAAGAGACCAAAAAGGTGAAGATGCGAATGCTGGAAGAAGAAGAGAAGTATCTGCAAGCGAAATTTGATTTGCTGATGAAATTAGGAGAAGATGAGGATGGAAGCAAGAAAAGTTCTGTAAGCGCGCGCACTAAACGGAAGCGATTGGAGAAGTGGCTAAACGATGGCCAGGAAGTGCAGGACAAACCTGCTAGCGGACAGGTTGGCCAGGTTCCCGTTGCTCCGATAGTTGAAGGCCTAGCATCGCAGGAGATAAACACAACAGTTCCTACTTCTAAAACTGAGTATGTTTTGAAGAGTCAGGAACATACTGCTTCTGCCGGGTTAGTGCAGGAAACTTCGACCCCACTACAAGCGGGCCGCACTTTGTTGACAGATCTGATCTCGCCTACTACGATCATCTCATCACCTTTGACAGGCATGACACAGCCTCAGCAATCACAAGTCTGGCCACTATCGAGTGGATATGGTAGGACTCCTGGATTACTTCATTCGGGCCACCAAACCCACAGAGAGCAGTCTAGGGACAAACCCCAATTCCATCAGTCAGTGAGCATCGCAGGAACTGTCGACATGCCGTCGGCGTCGGATACCGGGAAAGTACCAGCTACAGCATCCGTGTATTCACAGGTTCCGCTGGGTACAGTAACTGGAGCAGAAGGGGAGCACAGAGCTAAAACAGCACTTGCATTTGCGTCGAACAGTACAACGCCTCACACCACAGCGGGCCCAACGTTAAGTAACCAGTATATTCAACCAACGACGTCATTGCAAAACACAGCTCGAATGACGGCGACGAACTCAGCACAATTTTGGAATGCAGGATTCCCATCTAGTAGGAGTCCACTGGAAGATTGTCTACCCCGACCGACATTACCAATCAGCACCCTTGGCGTAGGGACAAGCTCTTGTCTAGGGCCTCTCCACGAGTGGGATCCATCGTCTATTTCAGCATCCAACCCAGTATCTGCTAGTAATCAGTTCGTCGTAGGGCGTCAATCTAGCATCGGACAGCATCAGATCCCCTGGTCGGCGGCATCTCATATGCCAGGGTCAACGTTCGTTCCTACGGCCGGAAGTGGCTACGGTATTCCACCACTAGTCAGTGGTATGTCTGGTGTGCCAAATTATCCTCCACAACCAGCAACGTATGGTCCAACAGGACCACAAATTGCTGCCCGCCAAGTGATGCCTCGAGATTTGCCAACGTTTGCGGGCGACCCCGAAGATTGGCCGATCTTTTATAGTTCATTCCGTAACACCACCGAGGTTTGCGGTTACAGCGACGCTGAAAACTTAGCAAGACTACAGCGCTGCCTCCGAGGAAGCGCACTGGATGCGGTCCGGAGTCGCTTACTACTACCTGCATCGGTTCCGTTCGTAATGGAGACTCTCCGTAAATTATATGGAAGACCGGAAGTGCTTATCAATTCGCTACTGAAGAAGGTTCGTAATACCCCTTCTCCGAAGGCAGATAATCTGCATTCCATCGTAACGTTCGGCCTGGCAGTTCAAAATCTAATCGACCATATGGTCATTTCCGATCAGCAAACTCATTTGGTCAATCCCATGCTTCTTCAGGAGTTTGTGGAGAAGCTACCCACAAATCTTAAAATGCAGTGGGGGTACTTCAAGAGCACTGTTCCGAATGCTAACCTGGAAACATTTAACGTGTTCATGTCCGGTTTGGTCAATTTAGCATCGGACCTGTCGTTGAACACGGAGGTCAGTCATCACAGCACTACAAAGCGTGGGGATAAACATAAAGAAAAGCTTTTTGTTCACGCTCAAGAACAACCGGGGGTGGCAGCTCCCTCAACCGCTGACAAGAAACAAGGCCACGTCGACAAGTCTGCAGTCGCCAAAGTGTGCTCGTATTGCGAAAACATGGAACATCAAATATCGAACTGCACCAAATTCAAGGACCTGGATGTGGACGGGCGTTGGAAAGCCATTCGTTACAAGAACCTCTGCCGGAGTTGCCTGATACCTCATCGGAAATGGCCATGCCGTTCGAACAAGGAATGCGGCAAAGAAGGCTGTCGTATACGTCACCATCCGCTGTTGCACGCTAATCCCACGGCACCGGTCACGTCGACAGCAAGCACTACCAACCGAGTAGTAGAGCACCAGAACCACCACTTCAATAAATCGTTCGCCCTCTTCCGTTATGTCCCTGTAACGATTTCTGGAAACGGTAGACAGGTGAACATATTTGCCTTTTTGGATGAGGGATCAAGCTCTACTCTTCTTGAATCAAGTATTGCCGACCAGCTTGGAGTACACGGACCAGTATCTTCTCTTTGGCTTTCATGGACTGGTAATATAACCCGGGAAGAAAAGGAATCCAGATGCGTAGAAGTAACTATTAGTGGTACCGGACAAAAGAAGAAGTTTTCCATCAGAAATGTACAGACAGTTGACGAGCTACAGCTTCCCAAACAATCTTTCGACTACGAGTGCCTAGTTCAAGAATTCCCCTATTTAAAGGGACTTCCTTTAGAAAGCTATTCCGATGTGACGCCACGAATGATAATTGGACTGGAACACGTACGCTTGCTGACGACGTTGAAACTACGTGAAGGTGGAAACACAGGACCTGTAGCAGTCAAAACGAGGTTGGGCTGGTGTGCGTATGGAAAGGGATTGGATAACAAGGATTGCCAAATGCAGCAGCTAAATCTCCACTGCAGCGAGGTCGCGACCAACCAATCACTATACGATTTGAtgaagcatttcttcgaagtggAGGAAGCCGTAGTTACTCGGAAACCGGAGGGAGACGAGGATAGGCGGGctattgaaattcttgaaaaaacaacaatacgGAAACAAGACTGTTTCGAGACGGGACTGCTTTGGCGAACCGACTGTTTATCGCTACCAAATAGTCTACCGATGGCTACCAAGAGATTGCTCGCGCTGGAAAAACGCCTGACCCGGGACCCAGAACTTGGCAGGAAAGTTAAGGAAGAGATTGCGGCGTATGAAGCTAAGCACTACGCGCACAAGGCGTCGAAAGCAGAGTTGGAACAAGCGGATCCACTACGTGTGTGGTATCTTCCCCTTGGGGTGGTCGTTAGTgagaaaaaacccggtaaaatcCGCCTGATCTGGGATGCAGCCGCTAAAGCAGGTGGAGTTAGTTTCAATGACTTCCTTCTCAAGGGACCTGACTTGCTTACCTCGCTACCCGACGTCCTACTTAGATTTCGAGAACGAAACATAGCGATCTGTGGAGACATCtgtgaaatgtttcaccagatAAGGATCCGGGAACAGGACAAACAATCACAGCGCTTCCTATGGCGAAACGGTCCGGAGGAACCCATGCAGACATATATAATGGACGTATCTACCTTTGGCGCCTCTTGCTCCCCGTGTTCAGCGCAATTTATTAAAAACAAAAACGCTCGTGAGTTCACAGAGGTTTTCCCGCGGGCGGTGGATGCGATCATCTACAATCATTATGTGGATGATTTCCTCGATTGCACTGACACTGAAGAAGAGGCAATAGAACTAGTTCAAAACGTAAAAACGATTCATGCTGCTGCTGGGTTCAAAATCAGCAAGTTCCGCTCAAACTCTGATAAAGTACTCTCGGCTATCGGCGAACCGGACGGCTGCCATCAAAAGGTTTTGTGTTCCGACAAGCAGACCACCTCGGAGCGGGTGTTAGGACTGACCTGGATTCCCTCCTCCGATGTATTTACGTTTGACACGACGGCATTGCTTCCTCGAACAATACAGGCTGAAGGTGGCACGCCTACCAAACGCCAGGTGCTCCAAACCGTTATGAAGTTGTTCGATCCACTGGGATTAGTATCCCACTATGTCGTTCACGGAAAGATCCTGATGCAGGAGATTTGGCGATCAGGTTCCAATTGGGATGAACCTATTGCTGATCATTTGCTGGACCAGTGGCATCGGTGGATTGAACTACTTGGACTCCTATCTGAGGTGCAGGTGCCCCGGTGCTTCTTCAAAGGTGCTTCTTCGAATTTGCTGCAAAGTCTGCAGTTACATGTTTTGTGTGACGCAAGCGAGGTTTCCTACGCTTGCGTGGCGTATCTGCGTATGGATACTGGAAATGGAGGCCGATGTGCGCTGGTTGCTTCGAAGACCAAGGTGGCACCCTTGAAGCCACTCTCCATTCCCCGGCTGGAACTTCAAGCAGCGCTGATTGGGGCACGATTATCGCAGAGAATCACATCGGCTCTAACATTGTCGATCCAAAAATGTTACTTTTGGTCAGATTCCTCAACAGTGTTGTCTTGGCTTCGTTCCGACGCCAGACGCTACCACCAATACGTTGCCTTTCGCGTTGGAGAAATCCTGTCCATCACCAGTGCGGATGACTGGAGACATGTCCCGTCGAAGTTGAATGTTGCTGATGAAGCGACAAAATGGGGACCTGGTCCAAGCTTTGAACCTGAAAGTCGATGGTTTCGAGGTCCTTCGTTCTTGTGGGAATCAGAAAAATTCTGGCCGACCGAAGAAAAGCAACTAACCACAACCCGCGAGGAATTACGGACCGCCTTTCAACATCACAACTGCGCGGTAGAAGATCCCCTCGTTGATGCTTCTCGGTTTTCTAATTGGAACCGTATGGTGAGGGCAATAGCCTACTTTCATCGAGCGGTTGGAATTTGGCGTAAAAGGCTGACCAAAAAAACAACGGAATGCAGTTCTACGAAGTGA